The following nucleotide sequence is from Trifolium pratense cultivar HEN17-A07 linkage group LG2, ARS_RC_1.1, whole genome shotgun sequence.
CTCCCTGCTCTCCCCAAGAGGTCAACCATGCATCCATAGTGCCTGATGCCTATTTCAATTCCATATGCCTCCATTTTAGATATTACTTCCAAAGCTTCACTCACCAAACCTCCATGAGCACAAGCTGAGAGTACAGAAATAAATGTGACAGCATCAGGTCTTATGTTTGACTTCTCCATCCTTCTCAAATACTCAAGGACCTCCTTGCATTTTCCATTGATAGCAAAACCCGAAATCATAGCATTCCAGCAGAAAACATTCCTCCCATTGCAATTTTCAAATACCAACCTTGCATTAACCAAGTCCCCACATTTCGAATACATGTCAACCAATCCACTTAAAACAAACTGGTTCACAACCAATCCTTTATATTCTATCATATTGTGGATTTGTTTGGCAATATGCAGGTCTCCAAGCTGAGCACAAGCAGATAAAACACTAACAACAGTGAACTCGTCTGGCTCAAACCCTTCAACTCTCATTTCCTCAAAAGCCTGCAATGCTTTCTCACCAAATCCATTTTGCACATAACCAGCAATGATTGAATTCCAAATCTCCAAATTCCGAACCGGAATCCGTCGAAAAATAGCCTCAGCCTCCAAGACACTACCCTTCTTGCAATACCCACAAACCATAGATGACCAAACAAAACAATTCCTTTCCGGCATTAACTCAAAAACCTCTCTTGCAGCTTCCATTTCCCCTTTCTTAGCATACCCATCAACCATCACAGTCCATATCACCACATCCTTCAACTCACATGGAACCTTATCAAACAACCTCCTAGCAGTTACAGTGTCACCATTTCTAGCAAGCCCACCAATCATCTGACTCCAACTCACCCTAGTTTTCCCTGGAATTTCCTCAAAAGCAATCAAAGCAGAATCAGTGTCACCATTTCTCAAATACCCACCAATCATTGCATTCCAAGTCACAACATTTCTTTCAGGCATAACATCAAACAGCTTGCGTGCATCCAAAACAACGCAGCATTTTGCATAAGCTGCAACAATTGCAGTTCCAATGAATACGTCGATGTTTGAACCTGCTTTGATGGACTCTGCATGTAGACCTTTAACGTAATGAAGGAAGGGAAGAGAATCACATGCTTTGAGTAACTTAGGGATCACGGCAGGGTCGTGTGTTCCTTGGTGCCGAGATTGTTTGTACAAAACAAGAGCAGTTCTGAATGATGTTTCCTGAGTAATGTTGTTGCTTATTGAACGAGACCAATTTGATGAGTTGAAAATTTCTGCGATTTTGTGACATGTTGCATGTTTCATTTGTATTTTCTTTGGATATTGTAACGGACAGTGTACTCCTACGTACGTagtagtttattttttcttgtgacgcttttaatttaatttgttttttaggggtgataaaatgcatgcggttcggtttgattcggttgatttttaaaaagtcatccaaatcaaaccaaaccaaatcaatACGGTTTATATTGGTTCGGTTGGTGCAGTTTACAACATATCGTTTccgtaccgaacaattttaaactaaaaaaaaaaactagaagtttcaaaataacattgtagtaccaataaaaattgtttctctaaaataacattatagtatcttacaattttaatataaaaaaaaaaacttgaatttccaaaataacatcacaataCCGATAAAAGTtatttatctaaaataacattacaacaccgataaaagttgtttatctaaaataacattacaacaccaaaataacattaccgtacgaaaaataaaaacaacttgaagttccaTTGATTTGGTCGACTAACTTGATAATTGGGctatgtatattggaatataaatatataatattaacttaatgcggtttttgcgggaTCCACAATTTTGCGGTTTTTacggtttgcggttcagtaagaaagtcatccaaataatccaaaccaaatgcggttttcggtttgatTTGATTCGGTTTGcggttttatttttggattggttcggatacgatcacccctagttttttttattacattttaattatttttttgcatttaacccaacatatttgtttatatatatatatatatatatatatatatatatatatatatatatatatatatatatatatccaaaataattacacattaaTGAAAGTTAAACGGACAACAAACTGCGCCGCTAGTCCTTTCTGAATGGCAAAGCCAATCCGTTTGAAAACCACATCCATAGACCTAGGAGAGACAACATTGTTATGCATGAccctttgaactcttttcaaaagATCAACAACATCTGGTGCTAAGAAGCCAAAAGTGTCAAACGCGAAAGGTATAAAAACATGTTGATTGTCAGAACATGCTTTTTCATGTTTGAACACTTTGCTTGAAGCAGCTTTGAGAGCCTCTTGACCCACAATAAAATCCCCTGTTCTCAATCCTACAAGTGGGGAAACTCTAGTCAAGTCCACACAAGCATGCTTCCTTCCTATCCCACCGTAAACGAGAACATCTGCAGGTCTAAGTGTCGATCTCCCTTCTTGTGGATCAGTCAAAAAGTTCACAGGTACCTCTTTCTTCACAGATACACCCGCGCGCTTAAAAATGTCACAAAGAACATCCATAACAAAGTCATGCCTATATTTGAAGCCTGGAAGCTCCTTACAATGAACTGCATGCTCTCCAATTTGATCCAGACACGATTTACGGCAAACAGGGAAAAACTCATCAATAGGAAATATAGGAATCATGAGGCGGTATCTGAGAATAATGCGGTACTCTACCGGCGGTGACATATGTTGTCCTAACCCATCGATGGGGATAgctaaaagaaaattttgagcATGAGATGCTTGCAAACACCCAAAAACTGCTTTCTGCCTAATGGTCATGTCAAAATTGACTTCCATATCCTgaacaattttactaaaaagGCGACTCGCCAAAACATGTTGGGCTTTTTGGGGGACGGTGTCCTTGCTAGCAAAACTGCTAATGTCAAAAGTCGGAAGCATATCACGAAGACCATCTAAGGCAATGTTAAAATCGGAGTCCATACCATATATTCCACCATCTCTTAAAATATAGTCTTGCAAAACCCAAGTCAGGGCCCTGGAAGCCACAAAAGCATACAATGCAACCTCAATTGTTGAATACAAACCCAATCCTCCGACCCTAATATGTAAAGAAGCAACCCTCCATTGAAGGTCCCCAAAGTAAGGACCTCCACCAACCACAATATCTTCAACTACACCCCGCAActctttatcaaacaatatagTTGCTTGCTCCATGTGAATCGGTTGACACGTTCTTAAACCGAAAAAAAGTTTGGCTATGCCCATGCATGATCGGAGTAAAAGAAGCTCACTTTGTGGGTCCTTTAACTGAGGAAGAAGACGCATTAACTCAACATCTCTGACAGCTCTCTTCATAGCTACCCCTTAATAAAACCTTTATCGCGACTAACAGCCCCTCCAAGCAATTTCACCCCCAACACCGGCCTCCAAATGTCTGAAGGGAACAACCCCACATAAAGTTTACTACCATCACACGAAAGCCAAAAGGTCTCAGTCTTACGGATAGCATGCACACCAAGAATTTATGGGGAAAGAATTTATCTTGCGTGCCTCACCTATTTTTTAATGGAGATTAATCATTGTTAATAATAGTGGAAACTTCGTATTAATATCatggtaaaaaaataacaatgcttataaaaaaaatggtaaaaaaaataatagaggtTTGTTATTTAAACATcaaaattgagaaacaaaattGACATCAACTTTCTTTCCACTCACAAGCACGCAAATCGAGGTATgcagaaaatattaaaaaaacaaaaaggtatatttgttatatttttgtcaaataaatgtgtttaaataacattttccaaaaaaataacataataggAAAAAGAAAACTCATTCATTTGtatagcttattttttttttagcaaagtAACTTAACAAATAAATGTCCCATAAGACGTAGCTCATCCGGcaaaaaaatgtcgaaattgttaggctggacgtcgtgacccgggttcgaatccgggatctcacaattatgtgactttaatttcagtggattaTCACTTCATCTAAACAGGCTATATGTTGCTATAATTTCTTTTCCCGCCCCCATAAATTTTCACGTGCCTtacaaaattactaaaatactcCACTCACAACTTAAGTTGCGAACTCAGCTCGTACCTTATCATGCGAACgacaatttattcattttcaaTGTTTGCTACATAACTTGCAAACATCTCATGCGAATTGGATTTTCAATGTTTGACATAATAATTGTTCGCTACATAACTTGCAAACATCTCATACAAGTTCGCATTTTAACATTTGAACTACTCGACCCAATTCGCATTTTAATAGACGAATCTTTGCCCTATATAACACGAACCCCACCACCTCGCCCCTCATTTTAAcgatttgtaaaaaaaataattaaacttcTCCAAAAAAATAACTCCAAATCTCCAAAACTCGAAATAACTCATCAAATCCactatttttttcacatttgtGGTCGAAATCCCTTAACAAGTGATGATCAAAACCAACTAATAAGaggttagtaaaaaaaaacaactaataaGTGGTTAGTGCACATTTGCTTACTCTTTTGACTTATAGATGAAAATAGTCCCGCAAATATGAagagttttaattttaatccttgtaaatttttattttttagttttaatccttctaaatattttcattttattattttgaccaattatttattgatttttatattttctctAAAATATTGAATGCtgcatcaaaaaataaataattgaatgattaattattcatattcattaaatgaaGAATTGATAAtgtaacaaaaaacaaataatttataatcattattaataattttcaaCTCCGTTCGTGGTGCTTATCAGCTATTGGTTTCCCAGGAACATGTTACTTTAGAAGCGGTTGAagaaccaacaatgaattggtcaaAGTGGTAGGTGTCTTGGTCTCCTTAAACTTGTGGTCAGGGTTTCGATTCTTGACTCATgggtatggagaaaattcggttgggattTGGGAGGGGAGAAtccaccttgtgtgccccacaggtttcctgacggagattagtcatcgctaacggTGGCGGAAACTTCGTATCAATATCatggtaagaaaaaaaaatagaagtaaCTGAAGAACTTATTTGGCACAAACAAGTTCCCTTGAATGTGTCTATCTTTTCTTGGAGACTCTTGCGAGACAAGTTgccaacaaaaacaaatttggtAACTCGAGGCATCATCACTCCATAATCTCACTTTTATATATTCGGTTATGCTGGTGTAGAATCGGCTCAACCTTTATTTCTCTCTTGTAGCACTTTTGGCTCGCTTTGGTCGTTAGTCCGGTCGTGGATTGATTTTTCGTCGGTGGACTCTCAAATTTTATCAAATCATTTTCTTCAGTTTACTTCTCATCAGGCGGTCTTCGAGCGCAGCATTCCTTCCTGCAACTCATTTGGTTCTTATGTGTTTGGGTTGTGGGGAACGAAAGAAATCAGAGACCATTTAGAAATTCAGAGATGTGCCTACCTCAACTGTTGGACAAGGTCAAACCCAATTCCTAACAGTGGTTGACGACAATGAACATTTATCTAGTTTGAAACTACCATGGTTGGTGGCCGAGCCCGTTTACATGCTTGAACATCGATTAATTATTCTTgttgtttacttttattttgacatttttgtagtttttttggcacaccttgtgctgaggAGATTATTtggttaatatatctcatttttacttgttaaaaaaaaattcaaaagtaatatctattatttttttaccacaATATCTACCGTTTTATTGAAAAGTAATAAAAGATATGtttttcatattaaaataatattatatactatttaatttcttcatattttatatttcattttatttcgctatattttatattcaaatatttaatatttttcatatgcaATAGATGAGTCAATATaataatggtttttatttgacagagaatataaatatattttgagaaaaaaattatttactatttacttttttttggcAAACCAAAAGTTAGGGATGACCATTGGTCTGGTTCGGTCGGTTTCGGGCCCAAAAAGTCGGGTGACATGAAACCAACATACAATTATTAGGCCCAATTTCGTCCAATGGCATGCTCGGTTTTACCGGTTTCGGTTTATACGGTTTGCGAGTAACACAGGTGGGTTCTTTCGGTTATGGACCACACAAAAAATGAcccagctttttttttttaaaaaaaaattgttctaaaTTTTTAACTGGGCTGAGCCCAATCctataaaaaaatctaatatttttttattggctTGTGCTGTTCTAAAAAATTCCTATATCCATTTGTCTAACTGTGTCTTGAGccataaatttgaaaaaaacagaaaataaaaatattaaccaTAAAATCTAAAAGCaagtaaaaagtttttttttttttttacaaaaaaaaggaattagaaaataaaataaaaaagatatacaCATGAAGCCCTCTggtttaacaaaataaaaaataaaataaaactataaactctttcttcttcttcctccctCCTTCAACATTCAgtgttaaaaagaaaaataaataagtttgttCTTCTTTTGAACTTATGAAGGGATGTTGCAAACAGAAgaatagaaagaaaaacaatgacaATAGTTCATTATTTTACAGAATCGAACTAAAAGAAGAGATGATGGTGATGATCGAATTAAGTTTGTGTTTGAGTTGGTGTTGGATTGCTTTGAGATGAGAGAAGAAGGAGAACGCAAATTCATTTTGTAGGGTTTGAGACTTTCAGTCGTGAGAAACGGCGCTGAAGAAGAAAGTTTATGACTTTATGTTGTTATATATACTATGGTTTCTTTCtcattaatattatattattattataaccacctatatatatatatatatatatatataagtgagtAGTATGCATATTCACCGGTCGGGTACGGCCATCACGGtttgattttttcaaaaaccCGGTTTTTTTGCTCAGCCCTAACCAAAAGTATGTACCAACAAATGTTTTCCATACGCacctaaaatttctttttcctaaaaattaaaatttggaaaacacaaaaaataaaaattgacggatccaaaaatattttttttactaacagttctttttcttttagttataaaaaaataatactgatataattaaaatagtcaaacaaaaaattgatatcATTAAAAACAATTGACCGGATATTAATTAGTTTTGAAAAGTAGTTACACAATAAATCCCGTGTAGAAAAATGTTCACattttttgcctataaaaaGGATAAGAAGGATTTGTTGTCACAAACACAAAGATATTCGAGCAACATATCTTGCCGCACTTCTCAATCAATAACACAAGTAATCCCTCTCGTCACTTTCTTTTCCTCTTGTTTTTCGTATATACTCATTCATTTTCGTTTCaagtttttctcttttgttttatatattatataaattttgactTCAAAAGAGAGACCTCAGATCACCATGAATTGGTGACGACCACAATTATATTTATCGCTCAgattttatatcatttttttaaattgtaggTTTATTCTGAAATCTCTTATAATCTGTAAATGTTGATTATGTTGAAATTATAATTGTGATCTCGTTGTTGTAATTAACTTAATTCTGGTGTTGAATATTATATTAATCAAGATAATTAGTATTATTTACCCTCTCTTACATATCTCTTTTGTATGACACAGTCAGATctagaaaaaataagaatgatTATAATTGGATATTCAATTAAAtgactactattttttttaacggtgtttatttaatcatataatcATTAACTCATTTTGATAACAATGATCTTGGATTTCACTTTTGTGTGTgttttattgttgttattgaATGAATTGAGTAATTTCATTTGCAGTAATGGTAAGAGAGGTTATGTACCCTTGTTCAACGTGCAAGCATCTATATTGAAGATGCGGCTCAAACTGCGAATTAGCTAAGTTCTTTCCACTAGACAACTTGCAACGTTTCAATGTCGCACACAACGTATTTGAAACGAGCAATGTGTCCAAGCTGTTGTAGAAATAGATTTTACACAATGTGAAAAAGTAGTTAATTCATTGGTGTTTGGGGTTGAGGCTCGTCTAAGGGAGCCTATTAAGgaaagtttgaattttattcACAAATCGATCTTCAACATAGGTCGAAGAAAGTTCAACAGAAAATCAAGAATGTGAAGACTAAGTTGGCTAAATACCTCGGCCTTGATGTCATTCAAATTTGTTATAAACAATCCTGATTGTTTCGGCTTTGAGCCTAACAACAATCAAAATCCACATGGAAATCATGCTTAGCAACAACCAATTGCTCGGCTGTTGATCAGCTTTAATGCTTAGAACTACTGCGATAAAAGATTTATAGATTCGACACAGGGTTCAACCCAATTGTTGAATCTCGCGTCGAACCTATAAATTCTTTGTCGCAGTAGTTCTAAGTGTTGGTGTTGATCAACAGCCGTCAACTAAGCAGTTGATGGTTGCTGAGCACGATTTCCATATGAATTTTGATTGTTGTTAGGCTCAAAGTCGAAACAATTAGGATTTTTCATAACAAATTGAATGACCTAAGGAGTGAGGTATTTATCCAATTCACTCTTCACATTCTTGATTTCCTGTTGAACTTCCTTCAACCTATGTTGAAGATGCGGCTCAAACTGCGAATTAGCTAAGTTCTTTCCACCGGACAACTTGCAACGTTTCGATGTCGCACACAACGTATTTGAAACCAGCAATGTGTCCAAGCTGTTGTATAAATAGATTTTACACAATGTGGAAAAGTAGTTAATTCATTGGTGTTTGGGGATGAGGCTCGTCTAAGGGAGCCTATTAAGgaaagtttgaattttattcACAAATCGATCTTCAACATAGGTCGAAGAAATTTCAACAGAAAATCAAGAATGTGAAGACTAAGTTGGCTAAATACCTTGGCCTTGATGTCATTCAAATTTGTTATAAACAATCCTGATTGTTTCGGCTTTGAGCCTAACAACAATCAAAATCCACATGGAAATCATGCTTAGCAACAACCAATTGCTCGGCTGTTGATAAGCTTTAATGCTTAGAACTACTGCAATAAAAGATTTATAGATTCGACACAGGGTTCAACCCAATTGTTGAATCTCGCGTCAAACCTATAAATTCTTTGTCGCAGTAGTTCTAAGTGTTGGTGTTGATCAACAGCCGTCAACTAAGCAGTTGATGGCTGCTGAGCACGATTTCCATATGAATTTTGATTGTTGTTAGGCTCAAAGTCGAAACAATTAGGATTTTTCATAACAAATTGAATGACCTAAGGAGTGAGGTATTTATCCAATTCACTCTTCACATTCTTGATTTCCTGTTGAACTTCCTTCAACCTATGTTGAAGATGCGGCTCAAACTGCGAATTAGCTAAGTTCTTTCCGCCAGACAACTTGCAACGTTTCGATGTCGCACACAACGTATTTGAAACGAGCAATGTGTCCAAGCTGTTGTATAAATAGATTTTACACAATGTGGAAAAGTAGTTAATTCATTGGTGTTTGGGGATGAGGCTCGTCTAAGGGAGCCTATTAAGgaaagtttgaattttattcACAAATCGATCTTCAACATAGGTCGAAGAAATTTCAACAGAAAATCAAGAATGTGAAGACTAAGTTGGCTAAATACCTTGGCCTTGATGTCATTCAAATTTGTTATAAACAATCCTGATTGTTTCGGCTTTGAGCCTAACAACAATCAAAATCCACATGGAAATCATGCTTAGCAACAACCAATTGCTCGGCTGTTGATAAGCTTTAATGCTTAGAACTAATGCGATAAAAGATTTATAGATTCGACACAGGGTTCAACCCAATTGTTGAATCTCGCGTCGAACCTATAAATTCTTTGTCGCAGTAGTTCTAAGTGTTGGTGTTGATCAACAGCCGTCAACTAAGCAGTTGATGGCTGCTGAGCACGATTTCCATATGAATTTTGATTGTTGTTAGGCTCAAAGTCGAAACAATTAGGATTTTTCATAACAAATTGAATGACCTAAGGAGTGAGGTATTTATCCAATTCACTCTTCACATTCTTGATTTCCTGTTGAACTTCCTTCAACCTATGTTGAAGATGCGGCTCAAACTGCGAATTAGCTAAGTTCTTTCCACCGGACAACTTGCAACGTTTCGATGTCGCACACAACGTATTTGAAACGAGCAATGTGTCCAAGCTGTTGTATAAATAGATTTTACACAATGTGGAAAAGTAGTTAATTCATTGGTGTTTGGGGATGAGGCTCGTCTAAGGGAGCCTATTAAGgaaagtttgaattttattcACAAATCGATCTTCAACATAGGTCGAAGAAATTTCAACAGAAAATCAAGAATGTGAAGACTAAGTTGGCTAAATACCTTGGCCTTGATGTCATTCAAATTTGTTATAAACAATCCTGATTGTTTCGGCTTTGAGCCTAACAACAATCAAAATCCACATGGAAATCATGCTTAGCAACAACCAATTGCTCGGCTGTTGATAAGCTTTAATGCTTAGAACTACTGCGATAAAAGATTTATAGATTCGACACAGGGTTCAACCCAATTGTTGAATCTCGCGTCGAACCTATAAATTCTTTGTCGCAGTAGTTCTAAGTGTTGGTGTTGATCAACAGCCGTCAACTAAGCAGTTGATGGCTGCTGAGCACGATTTCCATATGAATTTTGATTGTTGTTAGGCTCAAAGTCGAAACAATTAGGATTTTTCATAACAAATTGAATGACCTAAGGAGTGAGGTATTTATCCAATTCACTCTTCACATTCTTGATTTCCTGTTGAACTTCCTTCAACCTATGTTGAAGATGCGGCTCAAACTACGAATTAGCTAAGTTCTTTCCACCGGACAACTTGCAACGTTTCGATGTCGCACACAACGTATTTGAAACGAGCAGTGTGTCCAAGCTGTTGTATAAATAGATTTTACACAATGTGGAAAAGTAGTTAATTCATTGGTGTTTGGGGATGAGGCTCATCTAAGGGAGCCTATTAATgaaagtttgaattttattcACAAATCGATCTTCAACATAGGTCGaagaaatttcaaaagaaaatcaagAATGTGAAGACTAAGTTGGCTAAATACCTTGGCCTTGATGTCATTCAAATTTGTTATAAACAATCCTGATTGTTTCGGCTTTGAGCCTAACAACAATCAAAATCCACATGGAAATCATGCTTAGCAACAACCAATTGCTCGGCTGTTGATAAGCTTTAATGCTTAGAACTACTGCGATAAAAGATTTATAGATTCGACACAGGGTTCAACCCAATTGTTGAATCTCGCGTCGAACCTATAAATTCTTTGTCGCAGTAGTTCTAAGTGTTGGTGTTGATCAACAGCCGTCAACTAAGCAGTTGATGGCTGCTGAGCACGATTTCCATATGAATTTTGATTGTTGTTAGGCTCAAAGTCGAAACAATTAGGATTTTTCATAACAAATTGAATGACCTAAGGAGTGAGGTATTTATCCAATTCACTCTTCACATTCTTGATTTCCTGTTGAACTTCCTTCAACCTATGTTGAAGATGCGGCTCAAACTGCGAATTAGCTAAGTTCTTTCCACCGGACAACTTGCAACGTTTCGATGTCGCACACAACGTATTTGAAACGAGCAGTGTGTCCAAGCTGTTGTATAAATAGATTTTACACAATGTGGAAAAGTAGTTAATTCATTGGTGTTTGGGGATGAGGCTCATCTAAGGGAGCCTATTAATgaaagtttgaattttattcACAAATCGATCTTCAACATAGGTCGaagaaatttcaaaagaaaatcaagAATGTGAAGACTAAGTTGGCTAAATACCTTGGCCTTGATGTCATTCAAATTTGTTATAAACAATCCTGATTGTTTCGGCTTTGAGCCTAACAACAATCAAAATCCACATGGAAATCATGCTTAGCAACAACCAATTGCTCGGCTGTTGATAAGCTTTAATGCTTAGAACTACTGCGATAAAAGATTTATAGATTCGACACAGGGTTCAACCCAATTGTTGAATCTCGCGTCGAACCTATAAATTCTTTGTCGCAGTAGTTCTAAGTGTTGGTGTTGATCAACAGCCGTCAACTAAGCAGTTGATGGCTGCTGAGCACGATTTCCATATGAATTTTGATTGTTGTTAGGCTCAAAGTCGAAACAATTAGGATT
It contains:
- the LOC123909345 gene encoding pentatricopeptide repeat-containing protein At3g21470; this translates as MKHATCHKIAEIFNSSNWSRSISNNITQETSFRTALVLYKQSRHQGTHDPAVIPKLLKACDSLPFLHYVKGLHAESIKAGSNIDVFIGTAIVAAYAKCCVVLDARKLFDVMPERNVVTWNAMIGGYLRNGDTDSALIAFEEIPGKTRVSWSQMIGGLARNGDTVTARRLFDKVPCELKDVVIWTVMVDGYAKKGEMEAAREVFELMPERNCFVWSSMVCGYCKKGSVLEAEAIFRRIPVRNLEIWNSIIAGYVQNGFGEKALQAFEEMRVEGFEPDEFTVVSVLSACAQLGDLHIAKQIHNMIEYKGLVVNQFVLSGLVDMYSKCGDLVNARLVFENCNGRNVFCWNAMISGFAINGKCKEVLEYLRRMEKSNIRPDAVTFISVLSACAHGGLVSEALEVISKMEAYGIEIGIRHYGCMVDLLGRAGRLKEAYELIKRMPVKPNETVLGSMIGACWIHSDMKMAEQVIKMIGAYSATCDNSHNVLLSNIYAASEKWENAEMVRRNMVNEGSEKITGCSSIILGNSDVDLSISKEVSRQMNRQKADEGLYADAACSGVVWKSRFIGAGGSVMVHSVWSAKTSDGFKLCCCMYSGFVDGSRVVAALLVVIYTNIAWEASRS